Proteins from a single region of Trichoderma asperellum chromosome 3, complete sequence:
- a CDS encoding uncharacterized protein (TransMembrane:1 (i12-36o)~MEROPS:MER0017239), whose amino-acid sequence MAKRQIHIGQVLMPPAIFTGLFLALWCYKCIMLVLFQNAIIYNPFLPPNARSMRISDFSRQCGGIEWREGRIKSLDGTEIALCISEMFCEHKPNGSPKTPVYILYFQGNASSLPPRLPDISGIMRQLKAETEGPVHYTIVCLSYRGYWTSHDRPSEKGIDLDSEAALRWIAKLHQDRYKQTEGTVPNPITILWGQSIGCGLATNLAAKTQNAATLPINALILETPFTNTRAMLTALYPQKWLPYQHLWPFLRNHLDSWSNLGTIATKASKPGVYIVEGGKDELVPSDHGSTLYKRCQEVQLFAELHTVRGALHNDVMVRKEGKHTIARSIALAVSRAQEAYADQKPSLRGPSKSKN is encoded by the exons ATGGCCAAGAGGCAAATCCACATCGGCCAAGTGTTGATGCCACCGGCCATCTTCACCGGACTTTTTCTAGCCCTGTGGTGCTACAAATGCATCATGCTGGTCTTGTTCCAGAATGCCATTATCTACAATCCCTTTCTCCCACCAAATGCTCGGAGCATGCGGATTTCGGACTTTTCACGCCAGTGCGGAGGAATTGAATGGCGAGAGGGCCGCATCAAATCTTTGGATGGCACCGAGATTGCTCTTTGTATAAGTGAGATGTTTTGCGAGCACAAGCCCAATGGCTCACCCAAGACGCcggtatatattttatattttcaaG GAAACGCCtcatctctccctcctcgTCTGCCAGATATCTCTGGTATTATGCGTCAACTGAAAGCAGAGACCGAGGGGCCGGTTCATTACACTATAGTTTGCCTCAGCTACAGAGGATATTGGACATCACACGATCGTCCTTCTGAAAAAGGCATTGATCTGGATTCTGAGGCAGCACTTCGATGGATCGCAAAACTCCATCAAGATAGATACAAGCAGACAGAAGGGACTGTACCCAATCCCATCACCATCTTATGGGGGCAGAGTATTGGGTGTGGCCTCGCAACAAATCTGGCAGCCAAAACTCAAAACGCGGCAACTTTACCAATTAACGCCTTGATACTGGAAACACCGTTCACAAACACCCGCGCAATGCTCACGGCGCTGTATCCACAAAAGTGGTTGCCGTATCAACACCTTTGGCCGTTCTTGCGCAACCATCTCGATAGCTGGTCAAACTTGGGCACGATAGCCACAAAAGCCTCAAAACCAGGGGTTTACATAGTGGAGGGTGGTAAAGACGAATTAGTGCCCTCCGACCATGGCAGCACCCTTTACAAGCGGTGCCAGGAGGTTCAGCTATTTGCAGAGCTGCATACAGTCCGCGGAGCTCTTCATAACGATGTGATGGTGCGGAAGGAAGGCAAGCACACCATTGCACGGTCTATTGCCTTGGCTGTTTCACGGGCACAAGAGGCCTATGCAGACCAGAAGCCATCTCTGCGCGGGCCGTCCAAGAGCAAAAATTGA